The segment CCGCCGTGGAAGCGGGAGACGGAGGCGTAGACCTCAACGCGGTTGCAGGTCGACAGCACCGCCGCCTCGCGCACGTGCTCACGCTGGGCGAGGGAGGCGAGCGCCTTCGGCACGCCCTCCGGCGCGACGGCCACCCGCTCGAGCAGGCCGACCGGAGCCGTCTTGTAGTTCAGTCCGAGGACGAGCAGAGGCACGCGTACGCCAGTTCTCTCGCAGACGTGAAGTCGCCGTTGCGCAACAAGTCGAGGATATCGGGGAGGGGAACGGCACGCCAAGCGGCGCGGCGGGCCGCGGGGTCGAGCCCCGCAAGATGCGCCCGGGTCGCCGGCGCGTCCCGCACCTCGCCGAGCAGGGCCACGAGCTCACCGTACTCGGCGCCGAAGGCCTCCTCGAGCTCCTGGCGGACGTGGCGGGCGACGGCCGGGGCGCGCCCGCCGGTGGACACGGCCACGGTCAGCTGACCCCGTCGTACAGCACCGAGCATGGCGGCGCTGCCGGGGCCGGCGGCGTCGGCCTCACGGTCGGTGCGCACGCAGAAGGTCGCCTGCGCCGCGGCGTCGGCGGCCACCCTGGCGTTGACCGCCGGGTCGGCCGTCGCTGCGACGACGAGGAACGCGCCTGCGAGGTCTCCCGCGGCGTAGCCGCGCGCGTGCCAGACGAGGCGGCCTCCCGCGGCGGCGGCACGGATGGCGGGCACGGCCTGCGGCGCCACGACGACGAGGTCGGCGCCGGCCTCGAGCAGCGGCGCGGTCTTCGCCGCGGCGACCGGGCCGGCCCCCACCGCGACCACTCGCCGCCCCGCAAGGTCGACGAGCAGCGGGACGCCGGCGTTCACGCCAGCTGGTCGGGCGGTTCGGCCTCTGCTTGCGTGCCGACCTCGTCGAGCCGGGCGCGGGCGGTGCCGCGGCGCACGGACTCCTCGGCCACCCGGCGCTGCGCGTAGAACGACAGGATCTGCAGCTCGATCGACAGGTCGACCTTGCGCAGGCTCACGCCCTCGGGGACGTTGAGGACGGTCGGCGCGAAGTTGAGGATCGAGGTGATCCCCGCGGCGACGAGCCGGTCGGTGACCTCCTGCGCGACGCCACCGGGAACGGCGAGCACGCCGATCGAGATCTCGTGCTCCTTGACCACCCGCTCCATGTCGTCGACGTGCTCGACCTCGAGACCGGCGATGCGTCGGCCGACCTTGTCCTCGTCCGCCTCGAGCAGGGCGGCGATGCGGAAGCCGCGCTGGGCGAACCCCCCGTACTCGGCGAGCGCCCGCCCGAGGTTGCCGATGCCGACGAGACAGACGGCCCAGTCCTGCGTCAGGCCGAGCCCGCGGCTGATCTGGTGGATGAGGTACTCCACGTCGTAACCCACGCCTCGGGTGCCGTACGAGCCGAGGTAGGACAGGTCCTTGCGGATCTTGGCCGAGTTCACGCCCGCGGCGGTGGCCAGCGCCTCGCTCGACACGGTGTGGGTCCCGACCTCGGCCATGTCGACGAGCGCCCGCAGGTAGACGGGGAGGCGGGCGACGCTCGCATGAGGAATCTGACGGGACACACGCACCTCCTCGTCCGCTCGGCTCGTGCGGTCATCGCACGGGGCTGTTCACAATGGTACGTGATGGTACGGGGGGTGGCGGGGCGCTCAAAGCGGCGGGGACGCGTTCGGGTCATGTGGCGCGCTGCCCTGGCTCGCTCCCTTCGGCGCCTCGGCGGTTCGGTCGCCGGCTGCGCGAAGGATGGCTTCGCAGGTCGTCCTCAGCTGTGCGACCTCGTCCGCGGTCAGCGCGTCGAAGAGCACCGAGCGGACCTCCTGCACGTGGCCGGGCGCGGCCGCGGCGAGCCGGGCGAAACCTTCGTCGGTCAGGACGGCGAGCTGGCCGCGGGCGTCCGAGGGACAGTCCTCCCGGCGCACCCAGCCCGCCGCTTCGAGGCGGGCGACCGCGTGCGACAGGCGGCTCGGCGAGTATCGGGAGCAGCGAGCGAGCGCGGACATGCGCATCGTCCGGTCGGACGCCTCCGACAGGTGGACGAGGATCTCGTAGTAGGCGTGGGGCATGCCGCAGTCGCGCTGCAGCTGGCGCTCGAGCCGCTCGGCGACGAGCTGAGAGGCGTTGAGGAACGCCCGCCAGGCCGACTGCTCCTCGGGCGAAAGCCACCGGGTGTCGCTCATCACGCCCCTCACGCCTCTCCAATCCCTACGGCAGGCCGCCAGCGTCGGCGGCGGTCGCCGCGGTGAGCTTCAGCAGCCACCGGCGCGCGCCGTCGGCCTGCGCCGCGCCGAGAGTGTGCCCGCCGTCGTGCCAGTCGACCGTGACGGCGGCGCCCGCCTCGTCGAGCAGGGTGGCGAGCGCCTCCGCTTGCTCGGGGGGCGCCATGGGGTCGACGCGACCCTGGCTGAGGTAGACCGCGGCGTGCGTGAGGTCAGGCAGCGTCGCGGGCCGCAGCGGCAGCATGGCCGAGAAGAGGACCGCGCCCCGCAGCACCTCGGGGTGGAGCAGGAGGACGGCGGCGGCGATGTTCGCGCCGTTGGAGAAGCCGACGGCGACGACGTTGTCCGGGTCGAACCGGTAGCGCCCGGCGGTGCCGCGCACGAATGCGGCGAGCTCGCCGGCCCGTGTGACGACGTCGGCCTCGTCGAAGACCCCTTCGGCCAGCCGGCAAAACCAGCGCGGCAGGCCGTGCTCCCGGACCTTGCCGCGGGGGCTCAGCAGCGCGCTTCCCGGACTCAGGTGGCGGCCGAGCGGCACGAGGTCGTCCTCGTTGCCGCCGGTGCCGTGCAGCAGCAGGAGCGTGGGCGCGAGCGGCTGCTCGCCGGGCACCCACCGGTGGGGGAAGCCGTGGAGGGTGCGGTCGTCGGCCGTCACGACGTCTCCTCTTGGCCGCCTGGGGCATCCGCCGCCTGCGCCTTGCGATCCTCGACGAGCTTCAAGGCGGGCAGGGCGCGCTCGATGTCCTCGCGGCTCGGCTCGAGCCACGGCGGCAGCCGCAGCCGGCGCCCGAGCTCGAGCAGCGGCTCGTCGACGTCGAAGCCTGGCGCGTCGGTCGCGATCTCGAGCAGGACACCGCCGGGCTCGCGGAAGTAGATCGAGTGGAAGTACTGGCGGTCGATGACGGGGGTCACCTTCACGCCTTCCTCGACGAGCTCGGACCGCCAGCGAACCTGCGTGTCGTCGTCGGGGGCGCGCCAGGCGATGTGGTGGACGGTGCCCGCCGCGACGAGCCCCTCGGGAGCCTGCCGGTCGACGACCACGTCGACCTGGCGCCCCGGTCCGCCCTCGCCGACGGCGAAGCGCAGGCGGTCGCCGTCCTCCTCGACCAGCGAGAAGCCGAGCATGCCGGTGAGCATCGCCACGGTCGCGTCCGGGCGACGCTCGGTGAGGGTGACGGAGTGGAAGCCGCGGATCTGGTGGACGCCGGGCACGGTGCTCGCCTCCCACGGGGTCTGGGGGGCCGTGCCCGGGTGGGCGAGGAGCTGGACGAGGAGGCCATCGGGGTCCTCGAAGGCGAGGACCTCGTCGGAGGCGCGGGTGTGCCGGCCGGCGACCTCCACGCCCATGTCCCGCAGCCGCTCGGACCAGTAACCGAGCGAGCCCTCCGGGATCGACAAGGCGGTCGTGGTCGCCTGGCCCGCCCCCCGCCGGCCGCGGGGCGTTGCCGGCCACGGGAAGAAGGTGATGACCGTACCGGGCGTGCCGGCCTTGTCCCCGTAGTAGAGGTGATAGGTGTCGGGCGCGTCGAAGTTGACCGTCTGCTTGACGAGGCGCAGCCCGAGCACCCGCGCGTAGAACTCGACGTTGCGGCTCGGGTCGGTGGCGATGGCGGTGACGTGGTGGAGCCCCAGCGGCTGGATGTCCATGTGGTCCCCTTCGGCGTTGGCGGGACGAGATCCCGCTGCCGCCAGCGTACCCGACGAACTTGAGTGCTCAACATCATCGCGAGCGTCCGCAGCCGGGCGCCCGCGCGGGTTGACGGGGACGCCGCCAGGAACCAGGATGGGCAGCGATCCGTCCCGGACGGTCCCCTGGGCGCCGGGTGGTGGTTCCCGTGCCCCCGGAGTCGCTGAACGGCTGTCACGTCGCCAAAGGGGGGGAGTTTCCGGGTGGTCACCGGTCCGTCGGTCAGCGAACCCATGGATGCGGAGTCGGCGTCGCTCCTCGCGGCCGCCGAGGCCGTCGAGGCGCGTGACGGGATTCCGCATCTGCTCCGCATCGCCGTCGCGCTGTCGCGGGCGGTGACCGCCGACGAGGTGCTCGACGTCGTGCTCAACGAGCTCGTTGAGGCGGTCGGCGCGGACGGGGCCGTCACGGCCCTGCTCGTCGACGGGGACCGTCGGCTCCGCGTGCAGGGGTCGGTCGGCTACCGGTCCGAGGTCGTGGAGGCCCTGCGGGAGTTCGACGTCGACGCGCCCCTGCCGCTGGCGTTGGCCGTGCGCCGGCGGGCGGGGGTCGCCTACCCGTCGAGGGCGGCCATGGTCGCCGACAACCCCGGGATGGAAGCGCTCGTGCAGCCCGAGCGCGACCGCGCGGTGGGGGCATGGCCGCTCGTCGTCGCGGGCCAGACGATCGGCAGCGTCGGCCTGACGTGGCCCGACTCCAGAGAGCTCACGCCCCAGGAGCACGCCTTCCTCGACGCGGTCGCCGGGCAGCTGGCGCAGGCGCTCGACCGCGCCCGTCTGTTCGAGGCAGAGGCACGAGCACGTCAGGCGGCCGAGCAGACCGCCAGCCAGCTCGCCTTTCTCGCCGAGGCGTCGCGGATCATGGCGGCGAGCCTCGACCTCGAGGAAACGCTGCGGCGGCTGGCGGACACGGTCGTGCCCCGGCTCGCGGAGTGGTGTGTCGTGTACCTGCTCGACCTGCACGGCCGGCCGCGCCACGTCTCGACGAGCCACGTCGACCCCGAGCGGGTGGCGCAGGTGGTCGAGCTGCAGCGGCGCTGGCCCGTCCGGCTCGACGCCCCGGCGGGGATGGGGTGGACGCTGCGGACGGGGGAGACCCAGGTCGCCGAGAATGTGACCGACGAGCTGCTCGCCGCCGTCGCGCGCGACGAGGAGCATCTGGGGATCCTCCGGCGTGTCGGCTTCAGCTCGGGCATGTCGGTCCCGCTGCGCATCCGTGGGCAGGTCGTGGGGGCCATCAGCGCCGCGAACACGGGGGGGCGCAAAGTCGAGCGGCGCGACGTCGACCTCCTCGAGGAGTTGGCGGCGCGAGCGGCCGTGGCGGTCATGAACGCGAAGGCCTACGCCGAGCGCAGCGCCGTGGCGACCGGCTTGCAGGCCACCCTGCTGCCCGCCCGGCTCGTCGAGGTGCCCGGCGTCGAGGTGGCCGCCCGCTACCTCGCCGCCGGGGAGGGCATCGACGTCGGGGGCGACTTCTACGACGTGTTCGTCGGCCACGGGGAACGCCTCATGCTCGCCATCGGCGACGTGCGCGGCAAGGGCGTCGAGGCGGCCGCGCTCACAGGGCTTGCCCGCCACACCATCCGGTGCGCCTCGCTGCACAGCAGCAGCCCCCGGCGCGTCCTCGCCGACCTGAACACGATGCTGCTGCGCGCCGACGCGGAGCGCATCGACGAGGCCTCGGCCGAGCCGATGTTCTGCACCGTGTGCCTCGCCGCGATCGAGCCGGTCGGTGACACGATGACCGTCACCGTCTGCAACGCCGGCCACCCGCTGCCGCTGCTGCTGGGCGCCGATGGGTCCGTGCGGGAGGTCGGCGAGCCCGGGCCGGTGCTCGGAGTGTTCGACGAGCCGATCCTGGGTGAGCGCACGGTGCAGGTCCGGCGCGGGGAGGCCATCGTCTTCTACACCGACGGGATCACCGAACGTCGCGACGGCTCGTCCTACTTCGAGGACCGCCTGCCCTCCGTGCTGTCGGGTCTGGCGGGCCTGCCGGCCGACGTCATCGCCGAGCAGCTGCAGCAGGCGGCAAGCACGTTCGCCCCCGACCCGCCGACCGACGACATGGCGATCGTCGTCCTGCGCCGCAGCGACGCGGACTGACGCCGCAGGGCGCATCGGTCAGCGACGGGCGGCCCGCAGAGCGTCGTGCAGCGCGGCGGCGTCCACCACGTACTCGAAAAGCTCCTCCCCGTCGACGGCCACGACGGGAACCCGCACGGTGTAGCGATCGGTGAGGGACGCGTCGGCGTCGATGTCGACGAGTTCCACATCGGCGGCCGTGCCCGCGACCGCGGCGACCACCGCCTCGGCCTCCCTGCACAGCCCGCACCGCGCCCGGGTGTAGACGGTGACGCGCGGACGCCTCACGCCGCGTTGACGGCCGCCGCCCTGCGCCCCGGGCGCGGGGCACGCCTGGCCGCACGGAAGCCGGCGTACATGATCGTCACGCCGACGGCGAGCACGACCGCGACCATCTCGTCGCGACCGGCGACGAGGAACCGCGAGGACGTGGCCGACACGGCCACGCCCAGGGCGATGAGCAGGATGCCGTACCGGCGGGTCCTCACCCCCGAGTACACCGAACCGATGAGGACGACGAGGGACCCGAGCATCGTCATCGGTCGCAGCACCTGGTAGGCCAGGCCGCCGGCGAAGGCCTCCCGCCCCGCGGGGATGCCCCCTCGGGCGTCAGCCGCGGCGAGCACGGCGCTGTCCACCGGGCTGAGCGCCACCGCCGCGAGGCTCCACACTGCCGCGAGCCCGCCGATGGTCCACCACAGCGCGGCGCGCCGCTCGTCGAGCAAGTGGAGCTGGCCGACGGCGAGCAGCGGCACGTTGAGCAGCGCGCCCGCGACCCAGTACACCGAGAACGACGTCGGCGACCAGCCACGGCCGAAGCCGACGGCCAGCGCGAGCATGCCGACGCTGTACAAGGACAGGGCCAGGGACCAGGCCAACGCGTGGTGGCGGCGCCGCTCGGTCCACTGGCGGGCGAGCTCCGCGGCGAAGGCGCCGGCCACGACCGCCCCGACCAGGGCGAAGGAGACGGCGAGCATCATGAGGGAATCCTACGACGGGCTCCCCCGCCCCGTGGCACGCCCCGCCCTTCGGCGAGCGGCGCGCTCAGGGGCCGCGCAGCTGCCGGCGCAGGACCTTGCCGCTGGGACTTTGGGGCAGCTCGCGCACGAACTCCACCACCTCGGGCGCCTTGAACCGCGCGAGTGAGCGTCGGCAGAAGTCGACGATCTCGTCGGCGGTGGCTTCCTCACCGCCGCGGACGACGACCACGGCCTTCACCGTCTCGCCGGTGTAGGGGTGCGGTGCGCCGACCACGGCGGCCTCCGCGACCTTCGGATGGCGGTAGAGGACCTCCTCCACCTCCCGGGGGTAGACGTTGAAGCCGCTCACGATGATGAGGTCGCGCTTGCGATCGACGAGGTACAGATTGCCGTCGGCGCTGTAGCCGATGTCCCCGGTGGCGAACCAGCCCTCCTCGTCGAGGACCTCCTTCGTCGCCCGCTCGTCGTTCCAGTAGCCGACGAACACGTTCGGGCCCCGCACGAGCACCTCGCCGGGGTCCCCCTCCCGCACGGGCTCACCGCGATCGTCGACGATGCGCAGCTCGACGTCGGGCAGCGGCTTGCCGACGCTGCCGGGTACGAGCTCGGACCCCATGGCCACCGACGTGAGCACGGGCGAGGTCTCGGTCAGCCCGTAGCCCTCCCAGATGGGGATCTCGAGCTCCGCCTGGAAGCGTTCGAGGACCTGGCGGGGAAGCGGCGCCGCCCCGGAGACCGCGAAGCGCACGCTCGCAAGGTCGTGACTCTCCACGCCGGGGGTGTTGATCCACGCGACGTACATGGTCGGCGCCCCGATGATGACCGAGGCGCGGTTGCGTGCGATGTCGGCGAGGGTCTGGAGCGCGTCGAACCGCTCGGCGAGGAGCACCGTGGCCCCCCGTGCGAGCGGAAAGGCCATGGCGACGTTGAGGGCGTAGATGTGGAACAGCGGCAGGACGCAGAGGACGACGTCGCCCTCCTCGACCCGCAGCCTCGTCCGCGCCATCTGTGCGTGGTTCGCGAGCAGGTTCGCGTGAGTGAGCATCGCGCCCTTCGGCCGGCCGGTCGTGCCCGAGGTGTACTGCAGCAGCGCGATCGCGCTCCCGTCGGCCGGGTCCGCGTCGGGCGGCGTCGCTTGCTCCGCGGGGCGCTCAGCCGCGGCGACGAACTGCCGCCAGGTGCGGGTGCCCGCGGACGGGCTCGACGCGCCGGCGACGATCACCTCGTCGAGGGCGGGAAGGGTCTCGCGCACGCCGTGGAGGACCCCGGCGTACGACTGCCCCACGACGACCGCGCGGGCTGCGGAGTCGGCCAGCAGGTAGGCGACCTCGTCGGCGGTGAACCCGACGTTGACGGGCACGACCACGAGGCCGGCGCGCAACGCGCCGTAGAAGGCCTCGACGAAGTGCGGGGCGTTGCCGATCATGAGCGCCACCCGAGCCCCCGGCGGCAGCCCGAGGCCCGCGAAGGCGGCGGCGGCCCGGTCCACGCGCTCGTCGAGGTCGCGGTAAGTGATGGCCTGGCCCTGGAAGAGCAGGGCGGGCTTGTCGGGCAGGCGCGCCGCGCTGGCGCGCAACCGCTCCGCAATGTTCACGTTCCCGCTTCCTCCGCCGTCAGGGTGAGGCCTTGAAGGGTAGCGCAGGCGGCCTCGTCACCCCGACGACGCCGGGCGATCAACTCCAGGACACCCCGAGTCGATACCCTTGGAGACGATGAACACCCGAACCCACCAGTCACACGTGGCCGAGCTGCCGGGCGGATCACCCACGCGCCCACGACTGCTCGTATCCACCGGCCCGCTCCTGCTCAGCCCGCTCGACTGGGTGATGGACTCGATCGCCGACGCCGGCTACGACGGCGCCGAGCTGCTGATCGGCCACAACCCCGGGACGCGCGATCCCGAGCGGGTGCTCGGCCACGCCCGCGAGGCGGGGATCGACGTGCCGGTCGTCCACGGCCCGTACATGCTCCTGCTGCGCAACGTGCTCGGCTCGGACTACATCGAGAAGACCCGCCGCTCGCTGGAGATCACCGCGGCCGTCGGGGCCGAGGTCCTCGTCGCGCATGCGCCGTTCCGTTGGGAGCGCAGGGCGCGCGGGTGGCTGGCCGCCGAGGCCGACGCCGAGGCCGACGACTACGGGCCCGCGTTCGCGATGGAGAACCTCTTTCCGGTGGCCGGCCGCGCGTTCAGCTCGGTGATCACCCCCGAGGACCTCACGCGGTTTCGCTCCGTGGTGTTCGACACGAGCCACTTCGCCGTGGCGCGGGTGGACCTGTTCGAGGCGTGGGACGCCCTCGCCGACCGCGTCGTGCACCTCCACGTGTCCGACAACTTCGGCAACGGCAAGGACAGCCACGCGCCGATCGGCAGCGGCGTGCTGCCCCTCGAGCGGTTCCTCGCCCACGTCGGACGGTCGGGCTACGTCGGTGCCATCACCCTCGAGCTCGACTGCCGCGCCTACCTCGACACGAGGGACAGCCTCGTGGGCTTCCTCGCGAGGGAGCGCGTGAAGGCGGAGGTCCTGCTCGCCGGCGCGGCGGCCGGCACGACCTGACCTCCTGAGCCGCCTGTCCACATGGGGGGCTGTCGGTGGCCCGCCCGGACGGCTACGGTGTGCGACTCGTCGGAGGCCACCGCCGCGCCGGTGGTACGGTGACGAGGTTGACCGCCGTCCTGCTTCCGCAGGCCGGCCCGCCGCCGGTGACGGTGCGGGCCGTGTCCCCCCGTGGGAGCCGACCAGACCAGAGGATGGGTCGTTGCACACGTACGAGCTGATGATCATCACCAACGGTGGACTGGACGACAACGCCGTGAACGCCACCGTCGAGCGCTTCACGAAGACGATCGCCGACCAGGGCGGCAACGTGGAGCGCGTCGACCACTGGGGCAAGCGGCAGTTCGCCTACGAGATCGACCACATGAACGAGGGCTACTACACGGTCATCGACTTCCAGATGCCCGGCCCCGGCATCGCCGAGCTCGACCGCCAGCTGCGCATCGCCGACGAGGTGGTCCGCCACAAGATCGTCCGTCCCGGTCACCGCACCAAGCGGGCCTCGTAGGTCCGACGCTTCCCCACCCCGCCCCCCGGCCACCGCCGGGAGGTCCGACGCACCTGTGGGTACGCGAACGACCCCACGAGAACAAGGAGGCCCCCGTGGCGACCGACAACCAGATCACCATCGTCGGCAACCTCGCCGACGACCCCGAGCTGCGCTTCACCCCTGCCGGCGTGCCCGTTGCGGCCGTGCGGGTGGCGGTGAACCAGCGGTTCTTCAACAAGGAGAAGGGCGAGTTCGACGAGCGCCTCGACGGCTTCTTCACCTGCAACGTCTGGCGTGACATGGCGGAGAACGTCGCTGAGTCGCTGCACCGCGGCGACCGCGTGCTCGTCACGGGGCGGCTGCGCAGCCGGTCGTGGGAGACCAAGGAGGGCGAGACCCGCTGGGTCACCGAGATCGAAGCGGACGAGGTCTGCCCGAGCCTGCGATGGGCGCGCGCGAGGATCGAGAAGGTCAGCAGACGCCGGGACCCGCAGAGCAGCGCCGGCCAGGGAAACCAGGACAGCGGCTGGGCCCCGCCCACGGAGGCGCCCACGCCCGAGAACGTGCCGTTCTGAAAGAGTCGGGCGGGGCGTCGGGCGCCCGCCCGCGACCGGGGGCCCGGCATGCCGCGCAACGCCGCGTCCGCTAGCCTGGCCCCCGACGACCCCGCGCGCGGCGCGCGTGCGGCCGGCAGGAGTACGGCCCGGCGCGACGCGCTCTAGGATTACCCCACAGCTTCTTCCCCACTGTCCCCCGAGTCTCGAGGAACACCGCCATGGCTGAGAAGGCGCCTTCCCGCAACCAGCGGCCGGCCAAGCGCAAGGACTGCTACTTCAGCAAGAACAAGATCGAGTACATCGACTACAAGGACGTCGCCCTGCTGCGCAAGTTCGTCAGCGACCGCGGCAAGATCAAGTCCAGCCGCGTGACCGGCACGACCCCCCAGTACCAGCGGATGCTCGCCGAGGCGGTCAAGAACGCCCGCGAGATGGCGCTGCTGCCCTACACGACGCGCTAGCCAGCGGCGCCCCGCCTCCAGGACGCGAGACACATGAAGGTCATCCTCAAGCAGGACGTGGACAAGCTCGGCGACGCAGGCGACATCGTCGACGTCGCCGACGGCTTCGGTAACAACTACCTCATGCCGCGCGGCCTCGCGATGCGCGCGACGAGGGGGGCGGTGGCCGATGCCGCGGCCATCCGCGCCGCGCGGGGCAAGCGCGAGGCCCGCACCCTCCAGGAGGCGCAGGAGCAGAAGGAGCGCCTCGAGGCACGACCCGTGTCGATCTCCGCGAAGGCCGGCGAGGACGGGACGCTCTACGGGTCGGTGGGCAACCGGGAGATCGCCCAGGCGATCACGAGCCAGCTCGGCGTGGCCGTCGACCGCCGGCGCATCCCCCTCGAGCGGCCCTTGAAGTCGCTCGGTCAGCACGAGGTCGCCGTCCGGGTGCATCCGGAGGTCGTCGCCGCGGTCCGCGTCGAGGTCGTCGCCGGCACGTAGGCGCCCGCGCCCGACCGCCTGGGTTCGCCTACGAATCGTTCAGGAGGATGATTTTTCTTTTCCCGCGCCCGTCCACTGCGGCGCAGCCGGTTTTCCACAGACTTCCGGCGGCGCCCACAGGCGGGCGCGACGCCTGCCCGCCAGGTGCGGGGTTGTCCACATCGCCCGGGGTTGTCGACGCGCCTTCTCCCACAGGCGCTGCCGGCTCCGGCGTTCCGCGCCTGACACACCCCTCGGTTACCGTCGCGCTCGAGCGACGACCGATGAGGGAGGCTGCATGGCGAACGGGGCGAGCGGGGCGGTGGACAGCGGACCGGGGGGCGCGGTCCGGGCGCTGCCGACGCCGGCGGGCGCCGGCGGCTACGACCGGGTGCCACCGCACAACCTCGACGCGGAGACGAGCATCCTCGGCGCGATGCTGCTGTCCCGCGACGCCATCGCCGAGGTGTCCGAGCTCGTCGGCCCCGATGACTTCTATCGGGGCGCGCACCGCACGCTGTACGAAGCGATGCGGCACCTCTACGACCGCGGTGAGCCCGTCGACCCCGTCACGCTCGCCGACGAGCTCGAGCACCGCGGCACCCTCGACGACGTCGGCGGGGCGGTCGGCGTGTCCGACCTCGTCGCGCGGGTGCCGACGGCGGCCAACGCCCTCTACTACGCCCGCATCGTCGCCGAGCAGGCGCTGCGCCGCCGCCTGATCGACGCGGGCACGGACATCACCCGGCTCGGCTACGACGCCGCCAAGGACGCCGACGAGGCGGTCGACGCCGCCGAGCAGACGATCTACCAGGTCGCCCAGCGCGGCCACTCCAGCGAGTTCGTGCCGATGAAGGACCTCCTCATGGAGTCCTTCGAGCGCATCGAGCGTCTGCACGAGTCGAACTCGGCGATCACCGGCCTCGCGACGGGATTCACCGACTTCGACGAGGTGACCGCCGGCCTGCAGCCCCAGAACCTCGTCGTCATCGCCGCGCGGCCGGCGATGGGCAAGAGCACGTTGGTGGTGAACGTCGCCACGCACGTGACCGTCGAGCAACGCAAGCCCGCCGTTCTGTTCTCCCTGGAGATGAGCCAGCGCGAGCTCATCGACCGCATCCTCGCCGCGGAGGCCCGGGTCGACTCCGAGCGGCTGCGCACCGGCCGGCTGACCGAGACGGACTGGCCGAAGCTGTCCCAGGCGATGGGCCGGCTGGCGGAGGCGCCGCTGTTCATCGACGACACCCCCGGCATCAACCTCATGGAGATCCGCGCGAAGTCCCGCCGGCTCAAGGCCAAGCACGGCCTCGAGCTCATCATCGTCGACTACCTCCAGCTCATGCAGTCACACCGGCGCGCCGAGAACCGGGTCCAGGAGGTCTCCGAGCTCTCCCGCGGGCTGAAGATCCTCGCCAAGGAGCTCGACGTCCCGGTCATCGCGCTGTCCCAGCTGT is part of the Egibacteraceae bacterium genome and harbors:
- a CDS encoding glutaredoxin family protein, with product MRRPRVTVYTRARCGLCREAEAVVAAVAGTAADVELVDIDADASLTDRYTVRVPVVAVDGEELFEYVVDAAALHDALRAARR
- the rpsF gene encoding 30S ribosomal protein S6, with amino-acid sequence MHTYELMIITNGGLDDNAVNATVERFTKTIADQGGNVERVDHWGKRQFAYEIDHMNEGYYTVIDFQMPGPGIAELDRQLRIADEVVRHKIVRPGHRTKRAS
- a CDS encoding long-chain fatty acid--CoA ligase, which codes for MNIAERLRASAARLPDKPALLFQGQAITYRDLDERVDRAAAAFAGLGLPPGARVALMIGNAPHFVEAFYGALRAGLVVVPVNVGFTADEVAYLLADSAARAVVVGQSYAGVLHGVRETLPALDEVIVAGASSPSAGTRTWRQFVAAAERPAEQATPPDADPADGSAIALLQYTSGTTGRPKGAMLTHANLLANHAQMARTRLRVEEGDVVLCVLPLFHIYALNVAMAFPLARGATVLLAERFDALQTLADIARNRASVIIGAPTMYVAWINTPGVESHDLASVRFAVSGAAPLPRQVLERFQAELEIPIWEGYGLTETSPVLTSVAMGSELVPGSVGKPLPDVELRIVDDRGEPVREGDPGEVLVRGPNVFVGYWNDERATKEVLDEEGWFATGDIGYSADGNLYLVDRKRDLIIVSGFNVYPREVEEVLYRHPKVAEAAVVGAPHPYTGETVKAVVVVRGGEEATADEIVDFCRRSLARFKAPEVVEFVRELPQSPSGKVLRRQLRGP
- a CDS encoding alpha/beta hydrolase, which encodes MTADDRTLHGFPHRWVPGEQPLAPTLLLLHGTGGNEDDLVPLGRHLSPGSALLSPRGKVREHGLPRWFCRLAEGVFDEADVVTRAGELAAFVRGTAGRYRFDPDNVVAVGFSNGANIAAAVLLLHPEVLRGAVLFSAMLPLRPATLPDLTHAAVYLSQGRVDPMAPPEQAEALATLLDEAGAAVTVDWHDGGHTLGAAQADGARRWLLKLTAATAADAGGLP
- a CDS encoding sugar phosphate isomerase/epimerase — encoded protein: MNTRTHQSHVAELPGGSPTRPRLLVSTGPLLLSPLDWVMDSIADAGYDGAELLIGHNPGTRDPERVLGHAREAGIDVPVVHGPYMLLLRNVLGSDYIEKTRRSLEITAAVGAEVLVAHAPFRWERRARGWLAAEADAEADDYGPAFAMENLFPVAGRAFSSVITPEDLTRFRSVVFDTSHFAVARVDLFEAWDALADRVVHLHVSDNFGNGKDSHAPIGSGVLPLERFLAHVGRSGYVGAITLELDCRAYLDTRDSLVGFLARERVKAEVLLAGAAAGTT
- a CDS encoding NAD(P)-dependent oxidoreductase, with protein sequence MNAGVPLLVDLAGRRVVAVGAGPVAAAKTAPLLEAGADLVVVAPQAVPAIRAAAAGGRLVWHARGYAAGDLAGAFLVVAATADPAVNARVAADAAAQATFCVRTDREADAAGPGSAAMLGAVRRGQLTVAVSTGGRAPAVARHVRQELEEAFGAEYGELVALLGEVRDAPATRAHLAGLDPAARRAAWRAVPLPDILDLLRNGDFTSARELAYACLCSSSD
- a CDS encoding MarR family transcriptional regulator, translating into MSDTRWLSPEEQSAWRAFLNASQLVAERLERQLQRDCGMPHAYYEILVHLSEASDRTMRMSALARCSRYSPSRLSHAVARLEAAGWVRREDCPSDARGQLAVLTDEGFARLAAAAPGHVQEVRSVLFDALTADEVAQLRTTCEAILRAAGDRTAEAPKGASQGSAPHDPNASPPL
- a CDS encoding SpoIIE family protein phosphatase encodes the protein MVTGPSVSEPMDAESASLLAAAEAVEARDGIPHLLRIAVALSRAVTADEVLDVVLNELVEAVGADGAVTALLVDGDRRLRVQGSVGYRSEVVEALREFDVDAPLPLALAVRRRAGVAYPSRAAMVADNPGMEALVQPERDRAVGAWPLVVAGQTIGSVGLTWPDSRELTPQEHAFLDAVAGQLAQALDRARLFEAEARARQAAEQTASQLAFLAEASRIMAASLDLEETLRRLADTVVPRLAEWCVVYLLDLHGRPRHVSTSHVDPERVAQVVELQRRWPVRLDAPAGMGWTLRTGETQVAENVTDELLAAVARDEEHLGILRRVGFSSGMSVPLRIRGQVVGAISAANTGGRKVERRDVDLLEELAARAAVAVMNAKAYAERSAVATGLQATLLPARLVEVPGVEVAARYLAAGEGIDVGGDFYDVFVGHGERLMLAIGDVRGKGVEAAALTGLARHTIRCASLHSSSPRRVLADLNTMLLRADAERIDEASAEPMFCTVCLAAIEPVGDTMTVTVCNAGHPLPLLLGADGSVREVGEPGPVLGVFDEPILGERTVQVRRGEAIVFYTDGITERRDGSSYFEDRLPSVLSGLAGLPADVIAEQLQQAASTFAPDPPTDDMAIVVLRRSDAD
- a CDS encoding ring-cleaving dioxygenase, producing MDIQPLGLHHVTAIATDPSRNVEFYARVLGLRLVKQTVNFDAPDTYHLYYGDKAGTPGTVITFFPWPATPRGRRGAGQATTTALSIPEGSLGYWSERLRDMGVEVAGRHTRASDEVLAFEDPDGLLVQLLAHPGTAPQTPWEASTVPGVHQIRGFHSVTLTERRPDATVAMLTGMLGFSLVEEDGDRLRFAVGEGGPGRQVDVVVDRQAPEGLVAAGTVHHIAWRAPDDDTQVRWRSELVEEGVKVTPVIDRQYFHSIYFREPGGVLLEIATDAPGFDVDEPLLELGRRLRLPPWLEPSREDIERALPALKLVEDRKAQAADAPGGQEETS